The Sporomusaceae bacterium genomic sequence CGCGCGGATCGACGTTGGCCATCTTCTCGCCGGCCGAGCAACCGCCGTGCATCGCCAGCAGATTTTTTATCTCCTCCACCCTCTCCGGCTGGGTGCGTTCGATATGCTGGAGGATATAGATGCCGTCGGCGTGATTGTCGGTGGTGAGAATCTCCACCTCTACCCCCCGGCGGTTGAAATCAAGCGTCTTCTCGATTAAGAGGTCGATAGTCTGCCGCTTCTCCTCGGCGGTGGTGTCCAGGTCGGCTATGCCTTTGCCGCGGCCGGCGTAGACGAGGTGATACATGCAAAAGCGGGCGATCTTCTCCCTCTCCACCAGGTCGAGAATTTCCGGCAGGGTATGGCGGTTGAGCTTGTTGACGGTGAAGCGGACACCGGTCTTATTGCCCGCGGCCAGCGAATTCCTGATGCCCTGCAGCGTTTCGGCGAAACAGCCCTTGCGGCCGCGGAAAAAGTCGTGCACCTCTTCGTCGCCATCGATGCTGATGCCCACGTACTGGAAGCCGGTTTCCTTGATCTTGCGGGCCACCTCGGGGGTGATGAGCGTACCGTTGGTCGAGATGACGGGCCGAATGCCCTTGGCCACCGCGTACGCGCCCAGCTCGAACAGATCTTCGCGGATGAGCGGCTCGCCGCCGGAAAATAGCAGCACCGGCACCTTCATGGCCGCGAGGTCGTCGATGAAGATCTTGGCTTCGGCGGTGGTCAGCTCGCCCTTGTAAGCGCGGTCCTCCGCCTCGATATAGCAGTGGCGGCAGCTCAGGTTGCAGCGGTTTGTCATGTTCCAGACGACGATGGGCGTGGCGTCGGACGAGAACTGCAGCATGTGGGGCGGCAGATCGCGGGAGCTGCGGCCGTATTTGACGATATCGGAAATGGTCGCCGTGCCGCAGAGTAATTTAGTACAACCAATCATTCGTTATCCTCCGTGTTTTGCGGTAATATACTCCGGCTGGTGTTTTTCAGCAGGCATTCGATGCAGACCGGCTGATTGCCGACCGGCTGGTAGACCTGCCCGCAGCTCTGGCAGAGGGGCAGGTCGCGTCTGGCTACGTGATAAGGCTCCGGCCGCCCGGGGGGCGCCACCGCCAGCGTGCCCTGCGGGCAGTGGGCGGCGCATAGGCCGCAGCCCGTGCAGCGCCCCGGTCGATGGTAAAAGTCGAGGGCGGTGCCGTGGTCTTCGGCGGTAAGAGCCTTGTTGGGACAGATCCTGATGCACAGGCCGCAGGCCAGGCAGGCTTCGCCGATGGTCACGGCGGTGAAAAAGGGCGACGGCGTTGCGGACCTGAATGCGCCGGCGTGGCTGGCGAACCAATCCTGCCGAGGCAGGCGCTCACGGCCGCCAGCGCCCGCGGCCACCACCTCGCGGACGGTGTCGACCGTCGCTCCGAGGAGGGAGGCAAAAAACGCCCGGCGCGAGATGGGCCGTTCCTTCGCCGTCTCGCGCGCGGCTGCTTCGCCCCGCACGACAGCAGGCTTGCCGGCCGATAACAACAGGCGGTTCGTCTCGGCAATCGTCGCCTCCAGGTGGGCCGCCACCTCCGGCCGGCAGGCCGCGCAGGCGGTATCGTCCACGGCAAGCTGCCGGGCGCCGTCCTTGCCGCTGCCGGACATCGCCAGCAGCAGGCGGCCGTCGATAAAGCCCAGGCAAGGCCAGGGGCTGTCCTCCCGCCGTCGCCGGCAGGCAAACAGCAGCGGAGCAGCCGGATCATCCAAAGCCTTGTCCAGGGGAGCGCGGGGAAAACTCTCGCCCGTCACCGCGTCGGCCGGGCAGGCCGTAAGGCACAGCCCGCAGTCGGTGCAGCGGCCGGCATCGACGGCGAGGCTGTCGTCGATGCACCCGTTTGGGCAGGCCGAGGCGCAGCGCCGGCACTGCATGCGCTTGTAGTTGTCGTTCAGGCAAAGCTGGCGGTCGACTGCCACCGGCATAGTATTCCTCCTCGCGAGGGAATAGATAAGAAAAGGCGGCTTCCGGTCACGAAAGCAGCCTCGGAATGTT encodes the following:
- a CDS encoding radical SAM protein; this translates as MIGCTKLLCGTATISDIVKYGRSSRDLPPHMLQFSSDATPIVVWNMTNRCNLSCRHCYIEAEDRAYKGELTTAEAKIFIDDLAAMKVPVLLFSGGEPLIREDLFELGAYAVAKGIRPVISTNGTLITPEVARKIKETGFQYVGISIDGDEEVHDFFRGRKGCFAETLQGIRNSLAAGNKTGVRFTVNKLNRHTLPEILDLVEREKIARFCMYHLVYAGRGKGIADLDTTAEEKRQTIDLLIEKTLDFNRRGVEVEILTTDNHADGIYILQHIERTQPERVEEIKNLLAMHGGCSAGEKMANVDPRGDVHACQFWGHATLGNVREKPFSAIWQKSQDEFLLKLRDKAAHIEGRCGECRYKSLCGGCRIRAEAATGNLWGEDPACYLADWKE
- a CDS encoding 4Fe-4S binding protein; translated protein: MPVAVDRQLCLNDNYKRMQCRRCASACPNGCIDDSLAVDAGRCTDCGLCLTACPADAVTGESFPRAPLDKALDDPAAPLLFACRRRREDSPWPCLGFIDGRLLLAMSGSGKDGARQLAVDDTACAACRPEVAAHLEATIAETNRLLLSAGKPAVVRGEAAARETAKERPISRRAFFASLLGATVDTVREVVAAGAGGRERLPRQDWFASHAGAFRSATPSPFFTAVTIGEACLACGLCIRICPNKALTAEDHGTALDFYHRPGRCTGCGLCAAHCPQGTLAVAPPGRPEPYHVARRDLPLCQSCGQVYQPVGNQPVCIECLLKNTSRSILPQNTEDNE